From Pseudodesulfovibrio sp. JC047, a single genomic window includes:
- a CDS encoding TIGR00282 family metallophosphoesterase, with translation MRILFLGDIVGIPGRTALKKSLGSIKEKQSIDLIFVNGENASGGYGLKAKHAKDFFKSGVDGITGGNHIWKYKDLYSMLDSDTRIVRPLNYADHLPGTGLRIFEKKGFPPVAVFNVMGRTFMPPIDCPFAAMETALDALPADIPIQLVDFHAEATGEKIAMGYFLDGKVSAVLGTHTHVQTNDAKVLPGGTAYLTDLGMCGAVDSCLGMKPEIILDRYLTGLPRKLEAASGPGILQGAIFDLDETTGNAVSITTFKHK, from the coding sequence ATGCGTATTCTGTTTCTCGGCGATATTGTCGGCATTCCCGGACGCACAGCCCTCAAAAAGTCTCTCGGTTCCATCAAGGAAAAACAATCCATTGATCTGATCTTCGTCAACGGAGAAAACGCCAGCGGCGGCTATGGGCTGAAAGCAAAACACGCCAAGGACTTCTTCAAGTCTGGCGTGGATGGCATCACCGGCGGCAACCATATTTGGAAATACAAAGACCTGTATTCCATGCTCGACTCGGACACACGCATTGTCCGTCCCCTGAACTATGCAGACCACCTGCCCGGCACCGGACTGCGCATCTTTGAAAAGAAGGGATTTCCGCCCGTGGCCGTCTTCAACGTCATGGGCCGAACATTCATGCCCCCCATTGACTGCCCCTTTGCGGCCATGGAAACGGCCCTGGATGCCCTGCCTGCGGACATCCCCATTCAACTTGTTGATTTTCATGCTGAAGCTACCGGAGAAAAAATCGCCATGGGCTATTTTCTGGATGGCAAAGTGTCCGCCGTGCTCGGCACGCACACCCACGTTCAGACCAACGATGCCAAGGTCCTCCCCGGAGGCACGGCGTATCTCACGGATCTCGGCATGTGCGGAGCCGTTGATTCCTGCCTCGGCATGAAGCCAGAAATCATTCTGGACCGATATCTGACGGGCCTGCCACGCAAACTTGAAGCCGCCTCTGGTCCAGGGATTTTACAAGGCGCGATTTTTGACTTAGATGAAACAACCGGCAACGCGGTTTCGATAACCACGTTCAAGCATAAATGA
- the tyrS gene encoding tyrosine--tRNA ligase: protein MNIFDELKWRGLINQVSDEDKVREYLDTPGASMYCGFDPTAESLHIGNLVPLLCLVRMKRAGHNPLYLMGGATGRIGDPSGKDKERELSDTNLMEERLEKIKAQVRRFVERNTGDRPDIVNNYDWTKDLTAIELLRDVGKHFTVNWMLQKESVKGRIGREETGISYTEFSYMILQSYDFYHLYKTRNCRMQIGGGDQWGNITSGCEFTRRRSAHEGEQAEVFALTFPLITTASGKKFGKSEGNAVYMNAEMTSPYAFYQYFVNTDDADVVKFLKIFTFLDQEEIATYEKLVEEAPHERAAQKKLAEEVTRMIHGQMELDRVLAATEALFGKGDLKAIDPRTLRSALESAPNFRYAPGDVPDLPQMLVDLGLVKSKGQARKDVKGGGVYINGERFEENQELADSDFIAGELLVIRKGKKNYGLITKG, encoded by the coding sequence GTGAATATTTTTGACGAACTTAAATGGCGAGGGCTCATCAATCAGGTATCCGACGAAGACAAGGTGCGCGAATATCTCGACACCCCCGGAGCCTCCATGTATTGCGGCTTCGACCCCACCGCGGAATCCCTGCATATTGGGAACCTCGTGCCATTGCTCTGCCTCGTTCGCATGAAACGTGCAGGGCATAACCCGCTCTATCTCATGGGTGGAGCCACGGGGCGTATCGGCGACCCGTCCGGCAAGGACAAGGAACGTGAACTGTCCGATACCAATCTCATGGAAGAACGCCTTGAAAAAATCAAGGCTCAGGTTCGCCGCTTCGTGGAACGCAACACCGGCGATCGTCCAGATATCGTCAACAACTATGACTGGACCAAGGATTTGACCGCCATCGAACTGTTGCGCGACGTCGGCAAGCACTTCACCGTCAACTGGATGTTGCAGAAGGAATCGGTCAAAGGTCGCATCGGTCGCGAGGAAACCGGCATCTCCTATACCGAATTTTCCTACATGATCCTCCAGAGCTATGATTTCTATCATCTGTATAAAACCCGCAATTGCAGGATGCAGATCGGTGGCGGCGACCAATGGGGAAACATCACCTCCGGCTGTGAATTCACCCGGCGTCGTTCCGCGCACGAAGGCGAGCAGGCTGAAGTCTTTGCCTTGACCTTCCCGCTAATTACTACGGCATCCGGCAAGAAATTCGGTAAATCCGAAGGCAATGCGGTCTACATGAACGCGGAAATGACCTCGCCATACGCATTCTATCAGTATTTCGTGAATACCGATGATGCCGACGTCGTCAAATTTCTCAAGATCTTCACTTTCCTCGATCAGGAAGAAATTGCGACCTACGAAAAGTTGGTTGAAGAAGCACCGCACGAACGTGCTGCCCAAAAGAAACTGGCCGAAGAAGTCACGCGCATGATTCATGGTCAAATGGAATTGGATCGCGTTCTGGCCGCCACCGAAGCCCTTTTCGGCAAAGGCGATCTCAAGGCCATCGACCCGAGAACACTTCGTTCAGCCCTGGAATCCGCGCCCAACTTCCGCTATGCGCCCGGCGATGTTCCCGACCTTCCCCAAATGCTGGTTGACCTCGGTCTGGTCAAATCCAAGGGACAGGCCCGCAAGGATGTCAAAGGCGGCGGCGTCTACATCAACGGCGAACGTTTCGAAGAAAATCAGGAACTCGCTGATTCCGATTTCATCGCCGGAGAACTTCTTGTCATCCGCAAAGGCAAAAAGAACTACGGACTCATTACCAAAGGGTAA
- a CDS encoding queuosine precursor transporter: protein MNETLWILFALVDLSMVLVVYRLFGRIGLFGLMVFNLLLCNIQVLKTVELFGLTTTLGNVLYASVFLSTDLLSEFYGKKEARKGVLLGFVTLVMMVTYMQIALYFQPSADDFAQPHLSALFGFMPRIALASMMAYLISQLHDVWAFHAIKARTGEKLLWLRNNASTMISQLLDSAIFCFIAFWGLFPMDVFLEILLSTYVIKIAVAGLDTPFIYLAKRLFADRLQAPKEA from the coding sequence ATGAATGAAACGTTATGGATACTCTTCGCATTGGTGGACCTTTCCATGGTCCTGGTCGTCTATCGTCTTTTCGGACGCATCGGTCTTTTCGGCCTCATGGTTTTCAACCTGTTGCTTTGCAACATTCAGGTGCTGAAAACCGTTGAACTTTTCGGATTGACCACCACATTGGGCAACGTGCTTTATGCCAGCGTCTTTCTCTCCACTGACCTGCTCAGTGAATTCTATGGCAAAAAAGAAGCACGCAAAGGCGTTCTGCTCGGTTTCGTCACGCTAGTCATGATGGTGACCTATATGCAAATCGCCCTCTATTTTCAGCCGTCAGCCGATGACTTTGCCCAGCCTCATCTGTCCGCTCTCTTCGGATTCATGCCCCGCATCGCCCTGGCCAGCATGATGGCCTATCTCATCTCTCAATTGCACGACGTCTGGGCCTTCCACGCCATCAAAGCCCGAACCGGCGAAAAGCTCCTCTGGCTCCGAAACAATGCGTCTACCATGATAAGTCAGTTACTCGATTCCGCCATTTTTTGTTTCATCGCCTTCTGGGGACTCTTCCCCATGGACGTTTTCCTCGAAATTCTTCTGTCTACCTATGTGATCAAAATCGCGGTCGCAGGACTGGATACACCCTTCATCTATCTCGCTAAACGACTCTTCGCAGATCGACTCCAGGCTCCCAAAGAAGCATAA
- a CDS encoding SPOR domain-containing protein has product MAEKKEPKYKVKVPKLNATKKTYAFSLSLSGLISAVGAGVLALTFFFVMGILIGRGYRPEADVPPLQQIMPSAERSQADELAAPKVLELEELDYADRLSTPTQQVMDQPEPKPVPAKSVKQPVTPKKQPVVKSPIKPEAFDPATAKSGEQVYDYVYQVASFKKADMAAKLRDALVAAGLRATVAAGEAKGSTWHRVQVLHYGTPSSTDGMKAILAKHGIKKPLLKKKTLSQ; this is encoded by the coding sequence ATGGCGGAAAAAAAAGAACCGAAATACAAGGTCAAAGTCCCCAAGCTCAACGCGACCAAGAAGACCTATGCCTTTTCCCTGTCTCTTTCAGGCCTGATTAGTGCCGTTGGAGCCGGAGTTCTCGCATTAACCTTTTTCTTTGTCATGGGAATTCTCATCGGACGTGGATATCGCCCCGAAGCAGATGTCCCGCCGCTTCAGCAGATCATGCCGTCCGCAGAGCGTTCGCAGGCAGATGAATTGGCAGCACCAAAAGTGCTCGAACTCGAAGAGTTGGACTATGCAGATCGTTTGTCCACACCGACGCAACAGGTCATGGATCAGCCAGAGCCGAAACCGGTGCCCGCCAAGTCCGTAAAGCAGCCTGTCACACCGAAAAAGCAGCCCGTTGTCAAAAGTCCTATCAAGCCCGAAGCGTTTGATCCGGCCACGGCCAAGTCCGGCGAACAGGTCTATGACTATGTCTATCAGGTTGCGTCTTTCAAAAAAGCCGACATGGCTGCAAAGCTCCGCGATGCCCTCGTTGCCGCTGGATTGCGTGCCACGGTCGCCGCAGGCGAAGCCAAAGGTTCAACTTGGCATCGTGTTCAAGTGCTCCACTACGGGACGCCATCATCCACCGATGGCATGAAAGCGATCCTCGCCAAGCATGGCATCAAAAAGCCACTCCTCAAAAAGAAAACACTCTCCCAATAA
- the argS gene encoding arginine--tRNA ligase codes for MRAKIHLEEALKKVLESFGWEWPEKTVIEPPKDKKFGDMSANVAMMLAKQAKKAPRAIAEDIQGAFDNDSLIEKVEIAGPGFLNFTFAPTFWQETVSVVTEAGAAYGTSTMGNGTRIQVEYVSANPTGPLHIGHGRGAALGDSLTRILEKAGYDVEAEYYINDAGRQMLILGGSILYRARKLAGHDVPEPTDFYKGDYIIDIARDVMAKHSDLLEMDEAEATEICKVYGKDVILEGIKQDLAAFGVRHDVWFSEKSLVTDGKVDETFADMTASGMGYEADGAFWFKSTELGDDKDRVLRKSNGDTTYFASDIAYHDNKFKRGFDTVVDIWGADHHGYIPRMMAACEALGKKGGLHVILVNLVNLLRDGQPIAMSTRAGQFETLKDVVDEVGSDAARFMFLSRKSDSKLDFDLELVKQKTMDNPVYYVQYAHARICSLNKKAADAGIASASLSSESLALLNTKYDMEILQHLDLYPDAVEAAARTQSPNVIATYLQELASKLHRYYTNCHVLSAEADVAGARLMILNCVAMVVKNGLGLLGVNAPESM; via the coding sequence ATGAGAGCAAAGATACATTTGGAAGAGGCACTCAAGAAAGTGCTGGAGAGTTTCGGGTGGGAATGGCCGGAAAAGACGGTTATCGAACCGCCAAAAGACAAGAAGTTCGGTGATATGTCGGCCAACGTCGCCATGATGCTTGCCAAGCAGGCCAAAAAGGCTCCACGCGCAATTGCCGAAGATATTCAGGGGGCCTTTGACAACGATTCCCTGATTGAAAAAGTCGAGATCGCCGGACCCGGCTTTCTGAATTTCACCTTTGCCCCGACGTTCTGGCAGGAAACCGTGAGTGTGGTTACCGAAGCCGGTGCCGCATACGGAACATCCACCATGGGCAACGGCACCCGGATTCAGGTCGAATATGTCTCTGCCAATCCCACCGGGCCGCTGCACATTGGCCATGGTCGAGGTGCGGCATTGGGCGATTCCCTGACACGTATTCTGGAAAAGGCCGGGTACGACGTCGAAGCGGAATATTACATCAACGACGCTGGTCGTCAGATGCTCATTTTGGGTGGTTCCATTCTGTATCGTGCGCGGAAGCTCGCCGGGCACGATGTTCCCGAACCCACGGATTTCTACAAGGGTGACTACATCATTGACATCGCCCGTGACGTCATGGCCAAGCATTCCGATCTGTTGGAGATGGATGAGGCCGAGGCAACCGAAATTTGCAAGGTCTACGGCAAGGACGTGATTCTCGAAGGAATCAAGCAGGATCTGGCCGCGTTCGGCGTGCGTCACGATGTCTGGTTTTCCGAAAAATCTTTGGTCACCGATGGCAAAGTCGATGAAACCTTTGCGGACATGACCGCGTCCGGCATGGGTTACGAGGCGGACGGCGCGTTTTGGTTCAAGTCCACCGAACTGGGCGACGACAAGGACCGTGTGCTTCGTAAATCAAACGGTGACACCACCTATTTCGCGTCTGATATCGCCTATCACGACAACAAGTTCAAACGTGGTTTCGACACCGTCGTTGATATCTGGGGTGCGGACCATCACGGCTACATTCCCCGCATGATGGCGGCCTGCGAGGCTCTTGGCAAAAAAGGTGGTCTTCACGTCATTTTGGTCAATCTGGTCAACCTGCTCAGGGATGGTCAGCCTATTGCCATGTCCACCCGGGCCGGGCAGTTCGAGACCCTCAAGGACGTTGTGGACGAAGTCGGTTCCGATGCCGCCAGATTCATGTTCCTGTCCCGCAAGTCCGACTCCAAGCTCGATTTCGATCTGGAATTGGTCAAGCAGAAGACCATGGACAATCCGGTCTATTACGTGCAGTACGCCCACGCCCGTATTTGTTCCCTGAACAAGAAGGCCGCTGACGCCGGCATTGCTTCGGCATCTCTGTCTTCAGAGTCCCTGGCTTTGCTCAACACGAAGTACGACATGGAAATTTTACAGCATCTTGATCTGTATCCGGATGCTGTCGAGGCCGCTGCCCGCACGCAAAGTCCAAATGTGATCGCAACATATTTGCAAGAGCTTGCATCAAAGCTCCACAGATACTATACCAATTGTCATGTGCTCTCTGCCGAGGCCGATGTGGCGGGAGCTCGATTGATGATACTGAATTGTGTGGCAATGGTGGTCAAGAATGGACTGGGATTACTCGGAGTGAACGCCCCGGAATCGATGTAG
- a CDS encoding DUF2157 domain-containing protein, whose amino-acid sequence MKFSRKDLDWAAETGVIAPEVRDALIAAFQTRYADSPSLSVAHVLSYLGGLIIIGAMTLYVSSAWEALGGSGHLAVALIYAGAFVLSGRWLWTRKGQTIPGGILITAAVCMTPMAIYGIQEMTGWWGWNEPGSYSDFYEWVRSGWFVMEVGTVLAGLVALKWFRFPFITLPIAFSLWFMSMDLTSVLYGSDFSWEHRKIVSIWFGLTMLIGSFLVDRRTEKDFAFWGYLFGLFAFWGGLTFMDSETELGRFVYVCLNLGLIGVSILVQRRVFIIFGGFGVCLYLGHLAYDVFENELLFAFALSGVGVAIIVLGLVYHRHQQAIERVVLNMVPESIRRTLPQFRS is encoded by the coding sequence ATGAAATTTTCACGCAAGGATCTTGATTGGGCGGCTGAGACCGGAGTGATCGCTCCCGAAGTACGTGATGCCCTGATTGCGGCGTTTCAGACCAGATACGCCGACAGCCCGTCGCTGTCCGTTGCCCATGTCCTTTCCTATCTGGGGGGACTCATTATTATCGGGGCCATGACGTTGTATGTGAGTTCGGCCTGGGAAGCCCTTGGCGGGAGCGGCCATTTGGCCGTGGCATTGATCTATGCCGGAGCCTTTGTCCTTTCCGGTCGGTGGCTGTGGACGCGCAAGGGGCAGACCATCCCCGGCGGCATCCTGATAACCGCCGCCGTCTGCATGACACCCATGGCGATATACGGGATTCAGGAAATGACAGGGTGGTGGGGCTGGAATGAGCCGGGCAGCTATTCCGATTTTTATGAATGGGTCAGGAGCGGCTGGTTTGTCATGGAGGTCGGCACTGTTCTGGCGGGACTCGTCGCGCTGAAGTGGTTCCGTTTTCCGTTTATTACACTGCCGATCGCGTTCAGTCTCTGGTTCATGTCCATGGATTTGACGTCTGTTCTGTATGGTTCTGATTTTTCATGGGAACACCGCAAGATCGTCTCTATCTGGTTCGGCCTGACAATGCTGATCGGCAGTTTTCTGGTGGATCGGCGCACGGAAAAGGATTTCGCATTTTGGGGCTACCTGTTCGGATTGTTCGCTTTTTGGGGCGGTCTGACATTCATGGACAGCGAGACGGAACTTGGACGATTTGTCTATGTCTGTCTGAATCTTGGATTGATCGGTGTCTCGATTCTTGTTCAGCGGCGTGTCTTCATCATTTTCGGTGGATTTGGGGTATGTCTGTATCTCGGCCACCTTGCCTATGACGTCTTTGAAAACGAACTGCTTTTCGCGTTTGCCCTCAGTGGCGTGGGCGTGGCCATCATTGTGCTCGGGTTGGTCTACCATCGGCACCAGCAGGCCATTGAACGAGTGGTCCTGAACATGGTGCCTGAATCGATACGACGGACCCTACCGCAGTTCAGGTCCTAG
- a CDS encoding tetratricopeptide repeat protein has translation MAGKYDSIVYDFFSKLSGSVVLITEDQLFKKTLATTLFKVLGTKRNCLFAYEGVQQGLKKIQELEKRSVDTIVFIERILAGRPSTDTIITLKRVLPNLKIVVLVGETKRENIAYFYEIGVNNVISKPASINNIIEKMAFTVQPQGKLSEYMSIGKRCLAAGKFMDAMQIADKILRLKPESPAGLMLKGDVFLSQGDPKKALECFHRAHDNSKLYLEPIKKLVGVYKKLDEEKALEYMKKLDKLSPLNAERKTDIGKIYVHRKKMELAEKYFDQAVEAATTEAMSLISSVVENISEAVQQASPRMAEKYLRQVLEAKGKRLDRSDITLFNKLGIALRGQGKWKEAIENYIRALRISPDDEGLFYNTGMAYLDGGERTLAAKCFENALQKNPDFYRVSEVVSMNMGLLFYELREYDKAVPLFENAVALNPTNMTAQRKLAAISDNA, from the coding sequence ATGGCGGGAAAATACGACTCGATCGTGTATGATTTTTTTTCGAAATTGAGTGGGAGTGTTGTCCTTATCACTGAGGATCAGCTTTTCAAGAAGACACTTGCCACCACCCTTTTCAAAGTTCTTGGCACAAAAAGAAATTGTCTTTTTGCCTACGAAGGCGTGCAGCAGGGACTGAAAAAGATACAGGAACTGGAAAAACGATCGGTTGATACGATTGTTTTTATCGAACGCATTCTGGCCGGACGGCCCAGCACTGATACGATAATTACCCTCAAACGGGTTTTGCCCAATTTGAAAATAGTGGTTTTGGTTGGCGAAACCAAGCGGGAAAACATCGCGTATTTTTATGAAATCGGCGTGAATAATGTCATCTCAAAGCCCGCGTCCATCAATAATATCATCGAAAAAATGGCGTTCACCGTCCAGCCGCAGGGGAAATTGAGCGAATATATGTCCATTGGCAAGCGGTGCCTTGCCGCTGGCAAGTTCATGGATGCCATGCAGATCGCCGACAAGATTTTGCGGCTCAAACCCGAAAGCCCTGCCGGACTGATGCTCAAAGGGGACGTTTTCCTTTCGCAGGGCGACCCGAAAAAGGCCCTTGAGTGCTTTCATCGGGCGCATGACAACTCGAAGTTGTATCTGGAACCGATCAAGAAACTGGTCGGTGTCTACAAGAAATTGGACGAGGAAAAAGCGCTCGAATACATGAAAAAGCTCGATAAATTGAGTCCGCTCAATGCCGAGCGCAAGACGGATATCGGGAAGATTTACGTCCACCGCAAGAAGATGGAGCTGGCGGAAAAGTATTTCGACCAGGCGGTCGAGGCCGCAACCACTGAGGCCATGAGTCTTATCAGTTCCGTGGTCGAAAATATTTCGGAAGCGGTTCAGCAGGCGTCACCTCGGATGGCCGAAAAATATTTGCGGCAGGTTCTGGAGGCCAAGGGAAAGCGGCTGGACAGGAGTGATATTACGCTTTTCAACAAGCTTGGCATCGCGCTTCGTGGTCAGGGAAAATGGAAAGAGGCCATCGAGAATTATATCCGGGCATTGCGGATTTCACCGGATGACGAAGGGTTGTTTTACAACACGGGTATGGCCTATCTGGACGGGGGCGAGCGCACGCTGGCGGCCAAGTGTTTTGAAAATGCCCTGCAAAAGAATCCGGATTTTTATCGGGTCAGTGAGGTGGTTTCCATGAATATGGGGCTGCTTTTTTACGAACTGCGTGAATACGACAAGGCCGTGCCTCTTTTCGAGAATGCCGTTGCCTTGAATCCGACAAACATGACGGCTCAGCGCAAGCTGGCCGCGATTTCAGACAACGCATAA
- a CDS encoding ribonuclease Z, with protein sequence MRVTFAGVGEAFDETVPNTSLLVHSGGSSVLLDCGFTAACAFWGMADNPLALDAVYISHFHGDHYFGLPALLVRSIEEGRTKRLTILGPSGIESRVTRLMEMAYSNAMARAQFGIFFVECDPGQDFRHAGFRFRFAMTNHAMPCQAIRLDDQKTSLFYSGDGQSTADTLALASGSDLVVHESYTLEPEHVGHGSVTASVDFARKAGAKACALVHLQRTVRRERKAVIRARANGVTDMKVLLPEPGDIHIL encoded by the coding sequence ATGCGAGTGACGTTTGCCGGAGTTGGCGAGGCTTTTGATGAAACCGTGCCCAATACGTCCCTGTTGGTCCATTCCGGCGGGTCGTCGGTCCTGCTTGATTGCGGATTTACGGCTGCCTGCGCTTTTTGGGGGATGGCCGACAATCCACTCGCCCTGGATGCGGTGTATATTTCACATTTTCACGGAGACCACTATTTTGGTCTTCCAGCCTTGTTGGTTCGTTCCATTGAGGAGGGTCGGACCAAACGGTTGACCATTCTCGGGCCGTCCGGGATCGAGTCCCGCGTGACGCGATTGATGGAAATGGCGTATTCCAATGCCATGGCCCGGGCACAATTTGGTATTTTTTTTGTGGAATGTGATCCGGGACAGGACTTCAGACACGCTGGTTTTCGGTTTCGTTTTGCCATGACCAACCATGCCATGCCGTGTCAGGCCATTCGACTTGACGATCAGAAGACATCGCTTTTTTATTCGGGAGACGGCCAATCCACCGCCGATACGCTGGCGTTGGCGTCGGGGAGTGATCTGGTTGTCCATGAGTCCTATACCCTGGAGCCGGAGCATGTCGGGCATGGAAGTGTGACCGCTTCCGTCGATTTTGCACGCAAGGCCGGGGCTAAAGCCTGTGCATTGGTACATTTGCAACGCACGGTCAGGCGCGAACGAAAAGCGGTGATCCGCGCACGGGCCAACGGCGTGACGGATATGAAGGTTCTTTTACCTGAACCAGGTGATATTCATATTTTATAG
- the dapF gene encoding diaminopimelate epimerase produces the protein MTIFTQSVPFYKMQGCGNDFVVLDNRELGVPVSDMGAWAKAICARAFGVYADGLFFLENSNDPTLDYRWHFYNSDGSRAEMCGNASRCAGKLAHAIGLAPANHTFGTDAGPISASVLLDGPDAGRVKVQLTPPRATKTNILLDMGTETLTAHFTDTGVPHAVVFVDDVAALDIMDLGAKIRHHAAFAPAGTNVNFAQVIDRNTLLLRTYERGVEAETYACGTGAAATQVLAHTLGLTDDVANLTTSAGEVLTIFLNGETVFLQGAAELTFQGELYLGPLGLSL, from the coding sequence ATGACTATATTCACGCAATCCGTTCCTTTCTACAAAATGCAGGGATGTGGAAACGATTTCGTTGTTCTCGACAACCGGGAACTGGGCGTCCCCGTCTCCGACATGGGGGCATGGGCAAAAGCGATCTGTGCCCGGGCCTTTGGCGTGTATGCGGACGGACTGTTCTTTCTCGAAAATTCGAATGATCCGACCCTTGACTACCGTTGGCATTTCTACAACTCGGACGGCTCCCGCGCAGAGATGTGCGGCAACGCCTCCCGCTGTGCGGGCAAACTTGCCCACGCCATCGGACTGGCTCCGGCCAACCACACCTTTGGCACCGATGCCGGTCCCATCTCGGCTTCGGTCCTGCTCGACGGCCCGGACGCCGGACGCGTCAAGGTCCAGCTCACACCGCCACGAGCCACCAAAACCAACATTTTACTGGATATGGGCACAGAAACACTGACCGCGCACTTCACCGACACAGGCGTGCCCCACGCCGTGGTCTTCGTGGACGACGTCGCGGCCCTCGACATCATGGACCTCGGTGCAAAAATCCGTCACCACGCGGCCTTTGCCCCTGCGGGAACCAATGTCAACTTTGCGCAGGTCATCGATAGAAACACCCTGCTGCTGCGCACGTATGAACGGGGTGTCGAAGCTGAAACCTATGCCTGCGGAACCGGTGCCGCTGCCACGCAAGTATTGGCCCACACCCTCGGCCTGACGGATGATGTCGCCAACCTGACCACCTCGGCCGGAGAAGTGCTGACCATCTTCCTGAACGGAGAAACTGTTTTTCTACAGGGCGCTGCGGAACTGACGTTCCAGGGCGAACTGTATCTCGGGCCGCTGGGGTTGTCCTTGTAA
- the gltA gene encoding NADPH-dependent glutamate synthase has translation MAENKKKKVRARTPMPHQDPLERGKNFKEVALGYSREQALVEAERCLQCKKPLCQEGCPVNIDIKGFIAHLVDDELDEAYKVIRSTNSLPAVCGRVCPQETQCEGKCILGKKYEPVAIGRLERYVADTYAATSACEAVADVPTCASEQEGVKVACIGAGPSSLTVAGYLATRGISVDVYEALHEPGGVLVYGIPEFRLPKSVVSRELDGLRALGVTFRTNWVGGKTVTIQDLFDDGYQAVFVGVGAGLPRFLNVPGENLVGVFSANEYLTRVNLGHAYEFPNYDTPAYSARQVVVLGAGNVAMDAARTALRMGANEVSIVYRRSEEEMPARREEIQHAVEEGVRLRCLCGPVSFHGDNQGRLKGMTVQKMALGEPDDSGRCSPICIEGATEQVPCDMAIIAVGTRPNPILLDATPDLALNQWGYIQADAETGETSIPNVFAGGDIVTGAATVISAMGAGRRAATEIARRLL, from the coding sequence ATGGCGGAAAATAAGAAGAAAAAGGTCCGTGCCCGGACCCCCATGCCACACCAGGATCCGCTGGAACGGGGAAAGAATTTCAAGGAAGTCGCGCTCGGCTATTCCCGGGAACAGGCACTTGTAGAGGCGGAACGGTGTCTGCAATGCAAGAAACCGTTGTGTCAGGAAGGGTGTCCCGTCAATATCGACATCAAGGGATTTATTGCCCATCTGGTGGATGATGAGCTTGACGAAGCGTACAAGGTAATTCGTTCGACCAATTCGTTGCCCGCAGTCTGTGGGCGGGTGTGTCCGCAGGAGACCCAATGCGAAGGCAAGTGCATCCTTGGCAAAAAGTATGAGCCAGTGGCCATTGGTCGTCTTGAACGGTATGTGGCGGATACATACGCCGCAACCTCCGCGTGTGAGGCCGTGGCCGATGTGCCGACCTGTGCTTCGGAGCAGGAAGGGGTGAAGGTCGCCTGTATTGGTGCCGGACCGTCTTCGCTCACCGTGGCCGGATATCTGGCGACACGTGGTATTTCAGTGGATGTTTATGAAGCCTTGCACGAACCGGGCGGAGTGCTGGTGTACGGTATTCCGGAATTTCGGTTGCCCAAGTCCGTGGTCAGTCGGGAACTGGATGGTCTGCGAGCACTCGGCGTGACATTCCGTACCAATTGGGTGGGCGGCAAGACCGTCACGATTCAGGATTTGTTCGATGACGGGTATCAGGCCGTGTTTGTGGGAGTGGGAGCCGGGCTGCCCCGATTCCTGAACGTGCCAGGTGAAAATCTGGTTGGCGTGTTTTCGGCCAACGAGTACCTGACTCGCGTTAATCTTGGTCATGCCTATGAATTCCCCAACTACGACACTCCGGCGTATTCAGCACGACAAGTGGTGGTGCTTGGTGCGGGCAATGTGGCCATGGATGCCGCCCGGACCGCGCTTCGCATGGGAGCCAATGAAGTGTCGATCGTGTATCGTCGTTCGGAGGAGGAAATGCCTGCCCGGCGTGAAGAGATTCAGCACGCGGTGGAAGAAGGCGTCCGGTTGCGCTGTTTGTGTGGCCCGGTGTCCTTTCATGGGGACAACCAGGGACGACTCAAGGGTATGACCGTTCAGAAAATGGCACTTGGAGAACCGGATGATTCCGGTCGGTGTTCGCCGATTTGTATTGAGGGTGCGACCGAACAGGTCCCGTGCGATATGGCGATCATTGCCGTGGGCACGCGGCCCAATCCGATTTTGCTGGACGCGACGCCGGACCTTGCCTTGAATCAGTGGGGTTATATTCAGGCCGATGCTGAAACCGGCGAAACCTCGATTCCCAATGTCTTTGCCGGTGGCGATATCGTCACTGGTGCGGCCACGGTCATTTCTGCCATGGGTGCGGGACGGCGGGCCGCGACCGAGATAGCCCGACGGCTGTTGTAG